One window of the Shewanella litorisediminis genome contains the following:
- a CDS encoding chemotaxis protein, which translates to MQIPPASVSGVNGFNSAQSGLTQATIDVARAEPAKQGAELKSDAPDKTDALVKATQSVNQAEASAEVIDKADETIGTIIDIKV; encoded by the coding sequence ATGCAAATACCACCTGCATCCGTATCGGGTGTTAATGGCTTTAACAGCGCCCAAAGTGGTTTAACTCAGGCAACCATTGACGTGGCGCGCGCCGAGCCTGCCAAACAAGGTGCTGAGCTTAAGTCTGACGCGCCCGATAAGACTGACGCACTGGTTAAGGCCACCCAATCGGTTAATCAGGCAGAGGCTTCGGCCGAGGTGATTGATAAGGCCGACGAGACTATTGGTACTATCATAGACATCAAAGTGTAA